taatttataatgtcTACAATGCGGCTACAGCCTTATATTTTTTGCAAATTGCTATTTTCTTAGGGAGTTTAGAAAGCTCCCATTCCATGCTATATATACCCTCCACAAAAACCATATCTTTTTCCATGGTCTTCCAATCCTAGGTTGTCCCTCCGCTGTTTGTTTTGTTCTTTCAAAACTTTCTCTAAGTGAGCAAGTGCTAAAAGCAAGATAAGAAGGAAAATTGCATAGCTTAACTTGATGCTTAGAAATACGCTAACGCCAAAGGGCACCACCCTAATAATTGTTACGATTAATGCCctaaagtaaaaatattttattggattaaataaaaaagaataattttgttatatttgaatgttataattattgtttgaattagttatatgataatatcaatgaaattatttattcattcatgagaatatgatcttgtattagtacgagagaattaagatcatatataataaataaaatagtcagtaacatattaaagtatgaaatctttaatgaatgattactagtgtggtttactaagcatacgggatgcaagtgatctagatttagAATACTATGTGAATATACATCTTAATAAATGTactatatataatagagattatatatgacaggaccgataatgattaattatctttataaacttgctttTTGCGTAaatatttgattcttatcataatagacaATCCTTTgaagatcagtctaaatcctgagtattcatgaacttctgtttgtgtttattgggtcttttgattcactcgttaaggtttcttagtataatgaggctaatgacttttgttttagagattcaatatcatgaatgactgagaacatgaattacaataatggaattcatactttcctaacgaTTCGAATATTGATtcctttaagggttaattctggaaccgaattgaactcaaatctataatatgattatagattaattattcgctagtgaattaatggtatttaaggatcaagaggtaattagaaaggtaaaattgtaattttgatcagctctaattaacgaaccaataaatggaggacaaaactacatttattgattatatcaatggattgcaagagaaaactctgtaaatataattctataaataattagaatgcaattccatatttatagtggagtaatcatgaaattaataaataagattatttgattaaagagtttaattaataatctggtttattgtagcttcatattataggttcATTGTCCCTAGATCACATTTGTCCTTGTCAATGGTAAgtatgtcaaaagaaagatttgtagagagaatgacttaattgcaaatgaattaattttccaagaaaaagaaataattatgtgatagtatgggcaattgattaattatgaatacATATCTGAcatatataaatgtataaatatatatatatatatagatgtgtATATATGCGAATATACTAATATATGGGTAAAAAATTCATGGCAAAACATATATCAAAGCAGAGGTAGACGTGGCTCTTGATACCAACTATACTATTAGTTTAATCTAGATGCATTAACAATCCTAAATATGTGGAATAAACTGAATAAGATTGTTACAAAAAATAAAGGAGATCGATAAATTATACCTCCAGCCATTAATTTGATAACCTTGATCTAAAGTCTTTAGatatgcaaaagaaaaaaaaaaaaaattagagagagTAATAGACTTTCAAGCTCTCACTAGCTCTTTAGATAGAATATTAGAATGAGTCATGAGCTTGAGGACCACAaccctatatttatatagatGAGACATTCCATTAAAATCTCTGACACAATTAATGTTAGAATATTTGACAATCAATAAGATATGTAATATTGAGTAACTCAATATTGAGTAACTACCTTAAATATTGACCTTATTAAGAATATCTctcaattaatctcaatattaactttatttagaATCAATTAGAATTAATAATTTTTGGTAAttctaattaatataataatatattctaaCAGTTACCCTTACCTTAGCTAAATTTCTTAACTTTCTATGACTTTGTTGATTGGAAAGCTTTATGAAATTTATATTAAATGCCAACTATTCCATTGCTATCCCATAACACAATCTAAAAATATTCATAAGTTGTGCTTTCATTGCTTTTTCTCACACAAGTACTTTATGTTGTACAAATAAATAAAGGACAAGAATAATATAAATAAACATGGTTAGTTCTATTATCCCCAACCTACCTATTCcacaaacaaaataatatttaatcTCAACTTGActaaaaaagaaacaaaattcaGAAGAAACAAATATAAATAACACAACCAAACCCAGTCGGCAAgcaattatataaaatatatatatatatatatatatatgttcatcATTATCTGTAAGTAATATGATACGTACATTTGTTAAGAAAAAAAAGAGAGTAAGTAATATCATACATTTCAAAGTAGTTTTACATCTAAATCCAGCAATTAATATTATGTATGTTAAAACAGCCAAAAAAAATCACCATGACTTCATGGCAGGACAAAAAAGTCTTCACCTTTCTCTTCATGGACAATAAAGTGGTATAAATTTTGTTAAAGTAAACTAGATCAACTGGTTAATAAATTAGTTCTAAGATATTAGGACTGACTATCACTGCTATTAGGTACTAAAGCCAAGTTCTACCATTGTGCCTTGACTCATCTTCTATCCCATTCCCATTACTACTTTCATAAAGATCActactcctttttctttttaacgTCCTTACACTTGAATGGCCTTCCTCTTTCTCATCAATGAAAGCTAAGAAGTGCATGACTCTCTCAGAACGAGAGCTGCCATGTCCAGAGGGGTCAGTGACATGAGGGTAACTCTGGTTGAATTGGCGTataactttgtaacagtagatTGCAATAGAGACAGAACATACAATGCCACAGATGACAAATAGTCCCCAGAAGCTTTGTAATGGAAGCTGGTCAGACTCAAAATCTGAGATTTGTGCATTACAAGCCTTTTTTGATATCCATTTTGAATGAATCTTCTGAAGCTCGCCATTCTCTGAGAGAGTCAGCATGGCGGTTGACATGTCAATGGCTAGTGGGGAGTCTTTTGGAAATGCCTACAACAAGGAGAGTTGTGAGAAAAATCAATTGcagcataataaaaaaaaaggttttgaaAATGAATTCATGTGTTTGAGATACTCACAAACCCCCAGCCACTTTTGGTGAATTCTTGGCCACGGATTGCGAACATGCAATGTTCTGATAGGAAGAGTTCTATGTATGGTCTTTCGTCGATGACTGCAGCCACAGTTCCATTCTCAAGGGCCTTGGCATATTCTTGAGGTGAGCCAAGAGCAATAAGTCTAGATTGTGGGATGTTGAGTTCTTCTCTCAAGTAGTTTTCTGCAAATGATCCTACTTGGAATCCTATTGGTTGATTGCTTGTTATCAAGGCATCAAGTCCAGTGATGGGAGATGATAAGTGTTGTACTGTGAGGATTGATGTCAGGTTAGCAGTATAGCTTGAGGTTATGATCAGAACAACGAAAAGCCAGATGAGCATCACAAACCGGCCAAGAGTGCTCATTGTGTTTTCTCCTGAAAGTTTTTTAAAGATATGGTATAGTTGGTACTATTGTATATTCTGGAAAGAGAATTCAGTATATCTATTGCCAGATTGGAAGACTTACTATGTGCAAAAAACATAGTAGAGAGACTAAACCTGCAGGCCATAAAGTAAACACACTGAAGATGAGAATCAAAATCAATGATGATAAAGCTTAAAATGTGTCTTTAAAAGTACATGCATGCACATCAAATATTCTGTTTAAGATTGCTCAAGTGAAAGGACAGAAGTACTAACCATATCATTGTGATCATCTGTTTTTTAGGTGGGCCTCTAAACTCATCATTTACTCTATGTTCAAGTATCCAAACCACTGCaccaacaaagaaaaaaaaaactgctGTGACAGCCCACATGAGTGGTGTAAATGGTCTCAAGAATGCCCAAGCGATTGAATTCAACTTCCTGACTGGTGTCACCACAAGTAGCCCTGACTCTATGTAAGGCTGAGTGAAGTCCACAACCTTTGTTCTATTTGTGACTATGGTAATGTCACCTACAGCAGCATCAAAAACCTGCAGAATAAGACTTAAAAGTCAGTAGGAACTTTTGTGTTCTATCATTATATATATCGTTGGCATACAATTGAAGTCATTTGTTTCACTTACACCTGATGAAACCATGTTAACAAGCTCGGAATAGCTTGGATTCTTATGATCGTCTCCAAACAGAATGAACTTATAAGGAACTGGGTAAGGAAGCAGTCTTATAGCTGCACGGAACACATCAATGCAGTATCCATGAACCATATCAGTACCGTTTATTTGTGATACAAAGTTCTTATAACTAACTCGTTTTGGGACACCAATTCTCAATTTCCTCCCATTGCCTTGAAAAACCCAGCCGCGAGGTGTGCTCCTTGTACCTCCTGGCCATTCTACACTGTCTAAATGTTGGTTTGCAATGGACCTGTTTGGTGCCTTGGTATAAAGCACCTCTGGGGAATCAACGGAAAGGCCAGAATAGTTAGACCAATATCCAATCTGTTTGTATCcattatcaattatattaatgaTGTCAAAAGAAGGTTTCCATGGGATTCTGTCTTGATTGAATCCTAGTGGTCCAGTCAGGCCTGACATACTGGTTTGTAGTATGTTGTTGAGTAGATTCTCCCCACCATCGAAATTGCTCAATGCACCAAGATTCAGAGTCCCTTTGGATTGACTTCTTAAGTTTGTGTTATTGGAGAATGAAATGGTGCCCCCTTGATCCAAAAGCCTTTTTAAAGCTCTAGCAATAATCCAAACTGTATCGTAAGCATATAAACCATAGGGGTTCAAGCCAATAGAGCCATTACTCAACTGGTTCCACCTAGCAATAAAGGCGCTTTTCTTGTCTGAATCCGGTGTGTGTGGACGAAGTGTGAGAGCTCCTTGGATAGATTTAATGGTCTTTGGAGGAAGTGGTGGAAGTGAATCCACAACAGTAGATAACCAAGTAGAAGCTATCCAAACATAACCTGCCTCCATCATTCCAAGCTCCTGTGCCACTTCAAAAACAAGCTGACCTGAATATGAAAATGTGTGTAAGACAATTACTCGACTTTCCATCATACGAATCTGTACCAATAGTTTCTCAACATCACTACGAGTTGCTTTTGGATCAGGTGGAAGTGCTGCTTTGTAGGAGATTTTGCCAAGTTTTTCAGCAAGTTTGTCACCTAATGTCGTTACCCCATTTCTACTTTGATCATCATCAGTGAAGATTGCAATGACCTCAGACCAACCGAAATAACTAACCATGTCTGCAATGGCAGCCATCTGGAATAGGTCATTAGGTGCAGTTTGAACAAAATAAGGGTACTGTAGTGGTGATAAGTTAGGATCAAGAGCTGTGAAAGACAATAATGGAATATGAAGCTCATTTGCAAGATGTGAGAGTACGTGGGCCATTACAGCATTTTGTGGACCAATTATAGCTACCGTATCAGACTCCATGTATCTCAGTGctgcaataaataaataaaagaaacatATAATAATGTTACTACCCAAAATAAAGCTAAATAGTAAAGTAAAAAGAAGAGAATAGAAGAAACTTGATACCCCCAACGATGCCAAGAAATCCACTGTAGTTGGAATCGTGAAACGATATAGACAATTTAGTTCCACCAAGAACACTCTTATCTGAGTTCACATCATGCTGTGCAGCCTCAATGGCAATCTTTGAGACTCTACCATTGATTGTTCTTGATGTGAAAATAGCTCCAACGTTCACTTCTGCAGGTCCTGATGAGGCTGCTCCTTCTAAGCGTTGTGCCCAGAAGCAGAGAATGAATATTAAGAGGAGCAATGGTAGATTCATGGTGAGCTTCCTATGTGAAGCTTAAGACACCCTTTGGTTTGACCATTAACTTAGGAGGTATTCATCCAAGTTTAGTAATCTTAACAAGACCAAAAGAGAAAAGAGCATAGGAGCTTCGGTACGGAAGGCACATAAGAATTAGTATATATAACATTAAGAACGATGGTCTTTTGCCAAAAGAAGAAACATACCAATTTAAAGATTCGAAGGAACCAAACACAAAGATGTACGTGTGAGCTACTTAATCAGAAAAAGCAAGTGATAGACAACTAGACAAAACCTCAAACATCTATCTTACCAAACCAATACCTGCCATCAATAACAAAAACCCATTAAAGCAAgctcaacaacaaaatgttctaaTATATATAATAGTTCAAGAAAAAGTAAAACCTAGGTAACCTCTATTCTCTACTCCAATGGTGTCACGTGCTAATAAACACTCAAATCACAAACATGCTCATATAAGAAGAGGTAGAGCTCTGAGACACGTTTGCTACTCTTTCTttaaagaagagaaaaagaatgCATCAACTCAAACAAAGGGAaggaatttatatatatatatatataaaatacatatatgtatgtatatattagTGGAAAAAGAACTCACATGAGTATGGCTTGAGGGTCACAAGAAAGGAATTATGATAATGATGAAGACTTTAGAATAAGAGAAAAACTTGGTATGTTGATATTCCACTTAAAAACTTAAGGAGGGTCATGGGGTTTCTCTCTTTAATGGAATAGTTGAGCCTTCTAACGATAGTGGGGAACAATGGTGAGAAGTAGCTTAGTAGAGCAAGCAGGATCCCAAAATATACGACCTATGGTGGACGCCATATCCTTTTTCTTGATACGGAATCATTTCGAAAAATAAATGAGTGGTAGTAAAACCAATGAGGGTGATGTTGCGTGTAGACAAAACAAATTTGGGAAATGGAATGTAGTTAGGTAATGACAGTTAACAATAATTTGGAGAATATACCCACATGCCATAATTTTAATCTATGGTAGAAAGGGTAACTCCATGAACTAACCCTATTCAGCCCCATATTTATAACTCTAACCCTTAGTTAaagtttttcacatttttaactcttTAAGACAAAATTACCCCTTTTGTTAAACAACCCAAATAACTCTTTCAGTTTCTTACTCTTCCCCCTTCCCGTCCATTGAAAACCCTCCctcccaaacccagattttttccCGTCGAAGCTGCGGTGGTACTCCGGCCAGCACCCACCTCGTCCCTCCTCCCACTTGCATCATCATCTCCACAGCCACCAGCCCCTTTTACACTCTTGGTCCCGAACCCACGAACCCATCCCCTCCGCTTGGTCCCGACGCCGAACCCACCCACATTTCAGCCATATCGTCGAGCCCACGTCGCCGGAGCCCAAGGTTTACAACACCTAAGACCCCACACTCCCCTTGCAAGCCCGATACCCTAGCCCAAGGTATTGTTGTTGGGATCCCTTGTTGTTATTATGACTCCtttgtttattttgaatttttactTTGGTTAAATTTCGGAATTTCTAACTACTTGAGGCATGTTTTAATTGGGAAATAAGgagtgaatttagtgtgaatttggtgtgaaagAACGAGTGTGAACCATATGTAATTTCAGTGAACAATATGTGAaattggtgtgaaccatgtgtgattgtggtgtgaatttagtgtgaaccatgtgtgaagtGAAGTTGTTGTGAACCATATGTAATTTCAGTGTGAACAATGTGTGAaattggtgtgaaccatgtgtgattttagtgtgaatagtgtgtgaatttggtgtgaatagtGTGTGAACGATGTGCGAACCATGTTCCGAAATTATGGTGAACAATGTGAGAAtgatgtgtgaaccatgtgtgaatttggtgtgaatggTGTGTGAACCATGTTCTGAACTTatggtgaataatgtgtgaattaTAAAAGGAAACTATACTAACTAACCCTATTAAAAGTGATTCTTGAACCTTTTCTTGATTATAATAAGCCATTATTAGACTTATTTCCTTGTAGTGAGGCAAGAGTATGATGAGAAACTTGTACATACTGTCAATATCAAATTGTACTGTCTTATTTTGAAGTGTTAAAATAATTTCTAAGTGATGTGTATTATGGTATGGCCTCGGCTGAAATcatgaatatatatacatatatttctttaataTAACCAAGAAAAGGTTGACTAGAATGAGGAATGGGACTgtattttgggaacttttgaGGAAAATATATTCTGGTTGTTGTGGGGTATGCACTATGATTAGGCTTGTTTTAGTTATAATAACTGTTATTTAAGGATGTCTCTCACATTAGTTACCATATGTACTAAGTGGTCAAGAGTAAGACATAGCTTATGGCAATGCTGGCCAGAGTTGCATTTGGTTCTGCAATTGCAGCCAAGGTGGTTTAAAATTAAGGTGACAACTAGAATTTGCAGTTGGTACAAATGATTGGCTGAGCTATGGAAAACTTGTACGGTAGATGGCTGGTGAAAAAGGTAGagaatagagaaaaagagagaagagaagCTCTGTAACTCTTTGAGAATAGCGAATTGAGATGGCAAGACTAGCAAAATGAACTTAGGAGACCTTTATGCTCTAAACTCccctgtgttttctttacttgtCATTGCTGCAGTGTTTGGTATtttggtttggtgtgatttggttGCTGTAGAGTTTCTAAACTAGTGTACATAAAATGTACCTCAATAGTAACTATGTGTGAACTGTGTGTGAACTGTGTGTGAACTATGTGAGGTTGGTGTGAATTTGGGTGAGCTATGCGTGAACCATGTGTAAATAATGTGTGAACCGTATGTGAAGAAAGTGTGAATATATATGAGTTATGTATTAAGCGCTTATTTAATTTACCTTTTCAGATGTCACTCCTCATGCTTCCTACTGAAAGGCATTATCCAGCAAAGGCTGCGTATAGGGGAGGGAGCATTATGAGTACAATAATAGCAAAGTTCACGACATTTGACTTGTTGGAACGAGCGAAACAGTCACCATTCAAGCAATTCTTCTTAGCTCCGCCTCTACAATATTCTGGAGTTATTATTCACCAGTTACTGTTTAGGAGAGTTGTTGGTAGAGGAAAGAACGAATACTGCTTGAATTTTAATATTTGTGGTCAGAATACAAGGTTTGGAATTAGTGAATTTGGTTTGATCACTGGATTGAATTGTGGAATTTCTCCGGATCAGGCAAAGTATAAAGAAATGACCAAGAGTAAAAGACTTCTCCAGACATACTTGAACAATAAAGAATGTTTGTCTTCTGAAGAGTTGGAAGATGGATTCAAAAGGTGCGATGTGAAAGAAGACGTATGGAAATTAGGTCTATGTTTTTTGGTAGACTCTCTTTTATTACCTAGTGAACCAAAGATGAAATGCTTTATTGATGTCCTTTCCATGGTGGAAAATGAAGATGACTTCTTCAACTATCCTTGGGGGAGATTATCGTACGAGAAGACATTATTCGGCTTGGCAAAAGATATGGAAAGGCTAAGGAATAAATACTTGAAGAATGTTGAGCAAAAGAGAAAAAGACCAGCACCTCAGTACACAATTTATGGTTATGCCATTGCTCTGCAATATTGGGCCTATGAAATTTTCACAAAGTTCTCTGCATTTGCTGATCAACAACCCCtggcctttccaagaatgctTAGCTGGTCAGCGCATAAAATGCTGAAAGAGAAAGATATTGAaggtgtatttaagaaaaaaagtgtaagtcgttaagattttatttgagtttgtgatttataagtaatgtttataccttattaatttattattttgttgcagAATCTTGTGAAGGCCACGCTCAATCCAAGACCCGAAGAGAAAGAATTTCATGACTctattattcaaggaccagatgaACTACTCATGGGACGTGTTATTAGCTTTGTAGAC
The genomic region above belongs to Humulus lupulus chromosome 1, drHumLupu1.1, whole genome shotgun sequence and contains:
- the LOC133787311 gene encoding glutamate receptor 3.2 isoform X1 yields the protein MNLPLLLLIFILCFWAQRLEGAASSGPAEVNVGAIFTSRTINGRVSKIAIEAAQHDVNSDKSVLGGTKLSISFHDSNYSGFLGIVGALRYMESDTVAIIGPQNAVMAHVLSHLANELHIPLLSFTALDPNLSPLQYPYFVQTAPNDLFQMAAIADMVSYFGWSEVIAIFTDDDQSRNGVTTLGDKLAEKLGKISYKAALPPDPKATRSDVEKLLVQIRMMESRVIVLHTFSYSGQLVFEVAQELGMMEAGYVWIASTWLSTVVDSLPPLPPKTIKSIQGALTLRPHTPDSDKKSAFIARWNQLSNGSIGLNPYGLYAYDTVWIIARALKRLLDQGGTISFSNNTNLRSQSKGTLNLGALSNFDGGENLLNNILQTSMSGLTGPLGFNQDRIPWKPSFDIINIIDNGYKQIGYWSNYSGLSVDSPEVLYTKAPNRSIANQHLDSVEWPGGTRSTPRGWVFQGNGRKLRIGVPKRVSYKNFVSQINGTDMVHGYCIDVFRAAIRLLPYPVPYKFILFGDDHKNPSYSELVNMVSSGVFDAAVGDITIVTNRTKVVDFTQPYIESGLLVVTPVRKLNSIAWAFLRPFTPLMWAVTAVFFFFVGAVVWILEHRVNDEFRGPPKKQMITMIWFSLSTMFFAHRENTMSTLGRFVMLIWLFVVLIITSSYTANLTSILTVQHLSSPITGLDALITSNQPIGFQVGSFAENYLREELNIPQSRLIALGSPQEYAKALENGTVAAVIDERPYIELFLSEHCMFAIRGQEFTKSGWGFAFPKDSPLAIDMSTAMLTLSENGELQKIHSKWISKKACNAQISDFESDQLPLQSFWGLFVICGIVCSVSIAIYCYKVIRQFNQSYPHVTDPSGHGSSRSERVMHFLAFIDEKEEGHSSVRTLKRKRSSDLYESSNGNGIEDESRHNGRTWL
- the LOC133787311 gene encoding glutamate receptor 3.2 isoform X2, translating into MESDTVAIIGPQNAVMAHVLSHLANELHIPLLSFTALDPNLSPLQYPYFVQTAPNDLFQMAAIADMVSYFGWSEVIAIFTDDDQSRNGVTTLGDKLAEKLGKISYKAALPPDPKATRSDVEKLLVQIRMMESRVIVLHTFSYSGQLVFEVAQELGMMEAGYVWIASTWLSTVVDSLPPLPPKTIKSIQGALTLRPHTPDSDKKSAFIARWNQLSNGSIGLNPYGLYAYDTVWIIARALKRLLDQGGTISFSNNTNLRSQSKGTLNLGALSNFDGGENLLNNILQTSMSGLTGPLGFNQDRIPWKPSFDIINIIDNGYKQIGYWSNYSGLSVDSPEVLYTKAPNRSIANQHLDSVEWPGGTRSTPRGWVFQGNGRKLRIGVPKRVSYKNFVSQINGTDMVHGYCIDVFRAAIRLLPYPVPYKFILFGDDHKNPSYSELVNMVSSGVFDAAVGDITIVTNRTKVVDFTQPYIESGLLVVTPVRKLNSIAWAFLRPFTPLMWAVTAVFFFFVGAVVWILEHRVNDEFRGPPKKQMITMIWFSLSTMFFAHRENTMSTLGRFVMLIWLFVVLIITSSYTANLTSILTVQHLSSPITGLDALITSNQPIGFQVGSFAENYLREELNIPQSRLIALGSPQEYAKALENGTVAAVIDERPYIELFLSEHCMFAIRGQEFTKSGWGFAFPKDSPLAIDMSTAMLTLSENGELQKIHSKWISKKACNAQISDFESDQLPLQSFWGLFVICGIVCSVSIAIYCYKVIRQFNQSYPHVTDPSGHGSSRSERVMHFLAFIDEKEEGHSSVRTLKRKRSSDLYESSNGNGIEDESRHNGRTWL